Genomic window (Streptomyces yatensis):
CGGGCTGGACCAGCCCCAGCAGCCCGGACTCGGACAGCAGGGTGAACAGCTCGCGGGGGAAGTGCCCGGCGGCCTCCTCCTCGGCGGCCCGGGGCTTGATCTCCCGTTCGATCAGCTCGCGGACGAGCGAAATCAGGTCGCGGGCCTCCTCGGTGGGCAGCTCGCGTTCCACCGGCTGCGGGCCGTGGTCGGTCATGGCGGCGCTCTCCTCTCCCCTGTTCAGGCGCTGCGGCGACGTGCGCCGGGGTGTGGCGGCGCCGCCGGTGGTGCTGCCGCCGGCCGGCCCGCCCGTTCGGATCGCGAGGGGTGTGACCAGTACCGCGGCGGTTGGAGTATGCCCGATCCCGGGCCTTCCGCCACCGGTTGCCCGATCTTCGATCAACTTCGCACACGTACGCCCACCACCTTCTTACGCGCATTCCCACCAACGGCGCACGCGCGGAGCAAATTGGCCCAGACCATTGACCCCACTGGTCTAGTCCTTCTACCTTTTCCCCACCCTGTCCTGCGCGTTCATGTCAAGCTATGGGCAGGTCGTCGGGCAGTTCACTCTCCCCTCACCCCCCACCGAGGAGATTCCATGCTCAGACCAGGCAGACTGTCGGCCGCGCTCGCGGCGCTCTGTACGGCGGTCCTGACCGCCACCCTGCTCGCGGGCTCGGCCACGGCCGGGGAACCCCAAAGCGCCGGCACAGCCAAGGCCGCACCGAAGGCCGCCGAAGCCCCCGCCACGAAGGCCGCCGGTAACAAGGTCGTCGGCTACTTCACCGAATGGGGCATCTACCAGCGCAACTACCACGTCAAGAACGTCGAGACCTCGGGCTCGGCCGCCAAGCTCACCCATATCAACTACGCCTTCGGCAATGTCACCGGCGGCAAGTGCGCCATCGGCGACGCCTACGCCGACTACGACAAGGCGTACGACGCGGCGAGCAGCGTCGACGGCCAGGCCGACACCTGGGACGCGGGCGCCCTGCGCGGCAACTTCAACCAGCTGCGCAAGCTGAAGAAGCTCCACCCGGGCCTCAAGGTGCTGTGGTCCTTCGGCGGCTGGACCTGGTCCGGCGGGTTCACCGAGGCCGCCAAGAACCCCGCGGCCTTCGCGCAGTCCTGCTACGACCTGGTCGAGGACCCGCGCTGGGCGGATGTCTTCGACGGCATCGACATCGACTGGGAGTACCCCAACGCCTGCGGGCTGAGCTGTGACACCAGCGGTAGGGACGCCTTCAAGAACCTGATGGCCGCGATGCGCGCCAAGTTCGGTTCGTCCAATCTGGTGACCGCGGCGATCACCGCCGACGCCTCCTCCGGCGGCAAGATCGAGGCCACCGACTACGCGGGCGCCGCCCAGTACGTCGACTGGTACAACCCGATGACGTACGACT
Coding sequences:
- a CDS encoding glycoside hydrolase family 18 protein, giving the protein MLRPGRLSAALAALCTAVLTATLLAGSATAGEPQSAGTAKAAPKAAEAPATKAAGNKVVGYFTEWGIYQRNYHVKNVETSGSAAKLTHINYAFGNVTGGKCAIGDAYADYDKAYDAASSVDGQADTWDAGALRGNFNQLRKLKKLHPGLKVLWSFGGWTWSGGFTEAAKNPAAFAQSCYDLVEDPRWADVFDGIDIDWEYPNACGLSCDTSGRDAFKNLMAAMRAKFGSSNLVTAAITADASSGGKIEATDYAGAAQYVDWYNPMTYDFFGAWAAQGPTAPHSPLNSYNGIPQQGFDTNAAISKLKGAGIPASKLLLGIGFYGRGWSGVTQDAPGGTATGAAPGTYEAGIEDYKVLKNSCPATGTVAGTAYAHCGNQWWSYDTPATIAGKMNYKQQQGLGGTFFWELSGDTTNGELIKSIS